In Streptomyces thermolilacinus SPC6, a single genomic region encodes these proteins:
- a CDS encoding glycosyltransferase family 4 protein, with translation MKISFLIHTVYGIGGTIRTTLNLAEALAERHEVEIVSVFRHRDIPLFTIDPRITVVPLVDTRPKSPTCEKDHPDQLTPAEFFPRAEARYKEYSRLTDERVRAHYARSDADVVIGTRPGLVAYVARFAPEEAVLIGQEHMTHNHHKPALREELRPHLEALDAFVTVSEGDAAVWRERMDLPVTRVLCIPNSVPEPMVAPSDQSGTTVVAAGRLSPEKRYDVLIRAFAKVVAVRPEWTLRICGWGTERDKLRRHIETLGLHNHVFLMGPRSPIEPEWVKGAIAASTSRHESFGMTLVESMRCGVPMVSTDCDYGPREIIKDGEDGLLVPVGDVDAVAAALLRLIEDEGLRRRMGEAALRNARRFDPSVVAERYDALFTELGAGTRRRGAAAGAGTGAAPGAGPAPGADAVVDAGAAAGAPAEAEGRVGAGAGIRGRGAASLSGAPTGGGAHSAVPDVQEESPREHPADDGHEDDAGFAPVADCVAEADGSLTVTLLAPPAAAAHHDAPCLVAVLQGPQPVERTYAFRPDGTLTIPAGDDLAEGNWECHVEHAATGARAPLTARAVDQRGSLRPADRMGPGDGVRHLVPYRRPPRHLLELRSWVRAVHAEAGDIGLTDDHATLTGRLLGPVTDRADRPELVMRRYDSHEEAAVPGTWLPGDRFRIALPWGELAGRRRREQDTWALWLRYAPDRPPVKVARLLDDVVAKADVFAYRPVRRHKRRPLLLARRLVRKVRRQPQLMVELTLRHDGHNALYVRVTDA, from the coding sequence GTGAAGATCTCTTTCCTCATCCACACCGTCTACGGCATCGGCGGCACCATCCGCACCACGCTCAACCTCGCCGAGGCGCTCGCGGAACGGCACGAGGTCGAGATCGTCTCCGTCTTCCGGCACCGGGACATCCCGCTCTTCACGATCGACCCGCGCATCACCGTCGTGCCCCTGGTCGACACCCGCCCCAAGTCCCCGACCTGCGAGAAGGACCACCCCGACCAGCTCACCCCGGCCGAGTTCTTCCCCCGCGCCGAGGCACGGTACAAGGAGTACAGCAGGCTCACCGACGAGCGGGTCCGCGCCCACTACGCGCGCTCCGACGCCGACGTGGTGATCGGCACCCGCCCCGGGCTGGTCGCGTACGTCGCGCGGTTCGCGCCCGAGGAAGCGGTGCTCATCGGCCAGGAGCACATGACGCACAACCACCACAAGCCCGCCCTGCGCGAGGAGCTGCGGCCCCACCTCGAAGCGCTCGACGCCTTCGTGACCGTCTCCGAGGGCGACGCGGCCGTGTGGCGCGAGCGGATGGACCTGCCGGTCACCCGGGTGCTGTGCATACCGAACAGCGTCCCCGAGCCCATGGTCGCCCCGTCCGACCAGTCCGGCACGACCGTCGTCGCCGCCGGGCGGCTCTCCCCGGAGAAGCGGTACGACGTGCTGATCCGGGCCTTCGCCAAGGTCGTCGCCGTACGGCCCGAGTGGACGCTGCGCATCTGCGGCTGGGGCACCGAGCGCGACAAGCTGCGGCGCCACATCGAGACCCTCGGCCTCCACAACCACGTCTTCCTCATGGGCCCCCGCTCGCCCATCGAGCCCGAGTGGGTCAAGGGCGCCATCGCCGCGTCCACGTCACGGCACGAGTCGTTCGGCATGACGCTCGTCGAGTCGATGCGCTGCGGCGTCCCCATGGTGAGCACCGACTGCGACTACGGCCCCCGCGAGATCATCAAGGACGGGGAGGACGGCCTGCTCGTCCCGGTCGGGGACGTGGACGCCGTGGCCGCCGCGCTGCTGCGGCTGATCGAGGACGAGGGGCTGCGCCGCCGCATGGGGGAGGCGGCCCTGCGCAACGCGCGCCGCTTCGACCCGTCGGTCGTCGCCGAGCGGTACGACGCCCTCTTCACGGAGCTGGGCGCGGGGACGCGGAGGCGGGGCGCGGCGGCCGGTGCCGGTACGGGGGCGGCTCCTGGGGCGGGGCCGGCTCCCGGTGCGGATGCGGTTGTGGATGCGGGCGCGGCGGCCGGTGCGCCTGCCGAAGCCGAGGGGCGTGTAGGTGCCGGGGCCGGGATACGGGGCCGGGGCGCCGCGTCCCTGAGCGGCGCGCCGACCGGGGGCGGTGCCCACAGCGCCGTACCGGACGTACAAGAGGAGTCTCCGCGCGAGCACCCGGCCGACGACGGCCACGAGGACGACGCGGGCTTCGCGCCCGTCGCGGACTGCGTCGCCGAGGCGGACGGCTCGCTCACCGTCACCCTGCTCGCCCCGCCCGCCGCGGCCGCCCACCACGACGCCCCGTGCCTCGTCGCCGTACTCCAGGGCCCGCAACCGGTCGAGCGGACGTACGCCTTCCGGCCCGACGGCACCCTCACCATCCCCGCGGGCGACGATCTGGCCGAGGGCAACTGGGAGTGCCACGTCGAGCACGCCGCCACCGGCGCCCGCGCCCCGCTCACCGCGCGCGCCGTGGACCAGCGCGGCTCGCTGCGCCCCGCCGACCGGATGGGCCCCGGCGACGGGGTGCGCCACCTCGTCCCGTACCGGCGCCCCCCGCGGCACCTGCTGGAGCTGCGCTCCTGGGTGCGGGCCGTGCACGCCGAGGCGGGCGACATCGGGCTCACCGACGACCACGCCACCCTGACCGGCCGCCTCCTCGGGCCCGTCACGGACCGGGCGGACCGGCCCGAGCTGGTCATGCGCCGGTACGACAGCCACGAGGAGGCCGCCGTCCCCGGGACCTGGCTGCCCGGCGACCGCTTCCGGATCGCGCTGCCCTGGGGGGAGCTGGCCGGTCGGCGCCGCCGCGAGCAGGACACCTGGGCGCTGTGGCTGCGGTACGCCCCCGACCGGCCGCCGGTGAAGGTCGCCAGGCTGCTGGACGACGTGGTCGCCAAGGCGGACGTCTTCGCGTACCGGCCCGTACGGCGCCACAAGCGGCGGCCCCTGCTGCTGGCGCGCCGCCTCGTGCGCAAGGTGCGGCGGCAGCCCCAGCTGATGGTCGAGCTCACGCTCCGCCACGACGGGCACAACGCCCTGTACGTCCGGGTCACCGACGCATGA
- a CDS encoding bifunctional cytidylyltransferase/SDR family oxidoreductase — protein MSAPPSAPREAKTRTTAVVLAGGTGQRVGLAIPKQLLKIAGKAVIEHTLTIFEQADCVDDVIVLMAPGFVADVEKIVAKAGLAKVTRIIEGGATRNETTERAIRALGEGLADGEDLNVLFHDAVRPLLSQRVIKDCVAALDRFQAVDVAIPSADTIIVTRTHGEDGEFITDVPDRSRLRRGQTPQAFKLSTIRRAYEIAAGDPNFQATDDCSVVLRYLPDVPIHVVPGDEYNMKVTQPVDVFIADKLFQLASTAAPAQADEDAYRELLSGRTLVVFGGSYGIGADIAALAERYGAHVYALGRSTTGTHVENPQHVEDALAKAYAETGRVDYVINTAGVLRIGKLAETDNATIQEALNVNYLAPVQIARASYKYLVETKGQLLLYTSSSYTRGRAEYSLYSSTKAAMVNLTQALADEWAADGIRVNCVNPERTATPMRTKAFGQEPAGTLLSSEAVARTSLDVLLSELTGHVIDVRQQDPTRAAGEASGFEQALAAVLDRQEDV, from the coding sequence GTGTCTGCGCCTCCGTCCGCGCCTCGTGAAGCCAAGACCCGCACCACCGCAGTCGTCCTCGCGGGGGGCACCGGCCAGCGTGTGGGGCTCGCGATCCCGAAGCAGCTGCTGAAGATCGCGGGCAAGGCGGTCATCGAGCACACGCTCACGATCTTCGAACAGGCGGACTGCGTCGACGACGTGATCGTGCTGATGGCGCCGGGTTTCGTGGCCGACGTCGAGAAGATCGTCGCCAAGGCGGGACTGGCCAAGGTCACCCGGATCATCGAGGGCGGCGCCACCCGCAACGAGACCACCGAGCGCGCCATCCGCGCCCTCGGCGAGGGCCTCGCCGACGGCGAGGACCTCAACGTCCTCTTCCACGACGCCGTACGCCCCCTGCTGTCACAGCGCGTGATCAAGGACTGTGTGGCCGCCCTCGACCGCTTCCAGGCCGTCGACGTCGCCATCCCGTCCGCCGACACGATCATCGTGACGCGCACGCACGGTGAGGACGGCGAGTTCATCACGGACGTCCCGGACCGCTCCCGGCTGCGCCGCGGCCAGACCCCGCAGGCGTTCAAGCTGTCCACGATCCGCCGGGCGTACGAGATCGCCGCGGGCGACCCCAACTTCCAGGCCACCGACGACTGCTCCGTCGTGCTCCGCTACCTGCCCGACGTGCCGATCCACGTCGTGCCCGGCGACGAGTACAACATGAAGGTGACGCAGCCCGTCGACGTCTTCATCGCCGACAAGCTGTTCCAGCTCGCCTCCACCGCCGCCCCCGCCCAGGCCGACGAGGACGCGTACCGCGAGCTCCTCTCCGGCCGGACCCTCGTCGTCTTCGGCGGCTCGTACGGCATCGGCGCCGACATCGCCGCCCTCGCCGAGCGGTACGGCGCCCACGTCTACGCCCTCGGCCGCTCCACGACCGGCACCCACGTCGAGAACCCGCAGCACGTCGAGGATGCGCTCGCCAAGGCGTACGCCGAGACGGGCCGCGTCGACTACGTCATCAACACGGCCGGCGTGCTGCGCATCGGCAAGCTCGCCGAAACCGACAACGCCACCATTCAGGAAGCCCTGAACGTCAATTACCTGGCGCCGGTGCAGATCGCGCGTGCCTCCTACAAGTACCTCGTGGAGACCAAGGGGCAGCTTCTCCTCTACACCTCCTCCAGCTACACCCGCGGCCGCGCCGAGTACAGCCTCTATTCGTCCACCAAGGCCGCCATGGTGAATCTCACGCAGGCCCTCGCCGACGAATGGGCGGCCGACGGAATCCGGGTGAACTGCGTCAATCCGGAGCGGACGGCGACCCCGATGCGCACCAAGGCGTTCGGCCAGGAGCCCGCCGGTACGCTGCTCTCCTCCGAGGCCGTCGCCCGCACCTCCCTGGACGTCCTCCTCTCCGAACTGACCGGCCACGTCATCGACGTACGGCAGCAGGACCCGACCCGCGCGGCGGGCGAGGCATCCGGATTCGAGCAGGCACTGGCGGCCGTCCTGGACCGCCAGGAAGATGTGTAA
- the proB gene encoding glutamate 5-kinase, with product MTQARQYVTEARRIVVKVGSSSLTTASGGLDADRVDALVDVLAKVRGAGDREIVLVSSGAIAAGLAPLGLDRRPKDLARQQAAASVGQGLLVARYTASFARYGARVGQILLTSDDMSRRAHYRNAYRTLEQLLAMGAMPIVNENDTVATDEIRFGDNDRLAALVAHLVRADLLVLLSDVDGLYDGDPSRPGTSRIEEVRGPEDLAGIEIGSAGKAGVGTGGMVTKVEAARIAAAAGIPVVLTSASRAADALAGRDTGTYFHRTGRRSAGRLLWLAHASAPQGALTLDEGAVRAVVHGRKSLLPAGIAAVEGEFGAGDPVELRDGQGRAVARGLVNFDAKEIPQLLGRSTKELARELGPAYEREVVHRDDLVVLHPWNG from the coding sequence GTGACACAGGCAAGGCAGTACGTGACGGAAGCCCGCAGGATCGTCGTCAAGGTCGGTTCGTCCTCCCTGACCACAGCGTCGGGCGGCCTCGACGCCGACCGCGTGGACGCGCTGGTGGACGTACTCGCCAAGGTCCGTGGCGCGGGCGACCGGGAGATCGTCCTCGTGTCGTCCGGCGCCATCGCCGCCGGTCTCGCGCCGCTCGGCCTCGACCGCCGCCCCAAGGACCTCGCCCGGCAGCAGGCCGCCGCCAGCGTCGGCCAGGGACTCCTCGTCGCCCGCTACACCGCGTCCTTCGCCCGCTACGGCGCACGGGTCGGCCAGATCCTCCTGACCAGCGACGACATGAGCCGCCGCGCCCACTACCGCAACGCGTACCGGACGCTCGAACAGCTCCTCGCCATGGGCGCCATGCCGATCGTCAACGAGAACGACACGGTCGCCACGGACGAGATCCGCTTCGGCGACAACGACCGGCTCGCCGCCCTCGTCGCCCACCTCGTCCGCGCAGACCTGCTGGTGCTGCTGTCCGACGTGGACGGCCTCTACGACGGCGACCCCAGCCGCCCCGGCACGTCCCGCATCGAAGAGGTCCGCGGCCCCGAGGACCTCGCCGGCATCGAGATCGGCTCCGCGGGCAAGGCCGGGGTCGGCACCGGCGGCATGGTCACCAAGGTCGAGGCGGCCCGCATCGCCGCGGCCGCCGGAATCCCCGTCGTCCTCACCTCCGCCAGCCGCGCCGCCGACGCCCTCGCCGGGCGGGACACCGGCACCTACTTCCACCGCACCGGGCGCCGCTCCGCGGGCCGACTGCTGTGGCTCGCGCACGCCTCCGCCCCGCAGGGCGCCCTCACCCTCGACGAGGGGGCCGTACGGGCCGTCGTGCACGGACGGAAGTCGCTGCTGCCCGCCGGGATCGCCGCCGTCGAGGGCGAGTTCGGCGCCGGGGACCCGGTCGAGCTGCGCGACGGCCAGGGCCGCGCCGTCGCGCGCGGCCTCGTCAACTTCGACGCCAAGGAGATCCCGCAGCTCCTCGGCCGCTCCACCAAGGAGCTGGCGAGGGAGCTGGGACCGGCGTACGAGCGCGAAGTCGTACACAGGGACGATCTGGTCGTCCTGCACCCCTGGAACGGCTGA
- a CDS encoding glutamate-5-semialdehyde dehydrogenase, translating to MTSQSASPSMHPYDDMSPVARAAYRARAAAADIAPLPRAAKDDALLAMADALEVRTAEIVQANAEDVAKAREAGTSESVVDRLTLTPERVRAIAADVRHVAALPDPVGEVVRGSTLPNGLDLRQVRVPLGVVGIIYEARPNVTVDAAALCLKAGNAVLLRGSSSAYASNTALVRVLRDAVGGAGLPADAVQLVPGESRDSVRELMRARGLVDVLIPRGGASLIRTVVEESTVPVIETGTGNCHVYVDAEADIDMAVDILVNSKAQRVSVCNAAETLLVHQDIAPRFLPRALDALAEAGVTVHGDERVLPYADGSKATVVPATPDDWETEYLSYDIAAAVVESLDAAVAHIRLWTSGHTEAIVTTSQAAARRFTQLVDSTTVAVNASTRFTDGGQFGFGAEIGISTQKLHARGPMGLPELTSTKYIVTGDGHIR from the coding sequence ATGACCTCGCAATCCGCCTCCCCGTCCATGCACCCGTACGACGACATGTCGCCGGTGGCGCGGGCCGCCTATCGGGCCCGTGCGGCCGCCGCCGACATCGCGCCACTGCCGCGCGCGGCGAAGGACGACGCGCTGCTGGCCATGGCCGACGCCCTCGAAGTCCGCACGGCCGAGATCGTCCAGGCGAACGCCGAGGACGTCGCCAAGGCCCGGGAGGCCGGCACCAGCGAGTCCGTCGTGGACCGCCTCACCCTGACGCCCGAGCGGGTGCGCGCCATCGCCGCCGACGTCCGGCACGTCGCCGCCCTGCCCGACCCGGTCGGCGAGGTCGTGCGCGGCTCCACCCTCCCCAACGGCCTGGACCTGCGGCAGGTCCGCGTCCCGCTCGGCGTGGTCGGCATCATCTACGAGGCCCGGCCCAACGTCACCGTGGACGCCGCCGCCCTCTGCCTGAAGGCCGGCAACGCCGTCCTGCTGCGCGGCTCGTCCTCGGCGTACGCCTCCAACACGGCCCTGGTCCGCGTCCTGCGCGACGCCGTCGGCGGCGCCGGGCTCCCGGCGGACGCCGTGCAGCTGGTACCGGGCGAGTCCCGCGACTCGGTGCGCGAGCTGATGCGGGCGCGCGGCCTGGTGGACGTCCTCATCCCGCGCGGCGGCGCCTCCCTGATCCGCACGGTCGTGGAGGAGTCCACCGTCCCGGTCATCGAGACCGGCACGGGCAACTGCCACGTCTACGTCGACGCCGAGGCCGACATCGACATGGCCGTGGACATCCTGGTCAACTCCAAGGCGCAGCGCGTCAGCGTGTGCAACGCCGCCGAGACCCTCCTCGTCCACCAGGACATCGCCCCCAGGTTCCTGCCGCGCGCCCTGGACGCTCTCGCCGAGGCCGGTGTGACCGTCCACGGCGACGAGCGCGTCCTGCCGTACGCCGACGGCTCCAAGGCCACCGTCGTCCCGGCCACCCCGGACGACTGGGAGACCGAGTACCTCTCGTACGACATCGCCGCCGCCGTGGTCGAATCGCTGGACGCCGCCGTCGCCCACATCCGGCTCTGGACCTCCGGTCACACCGAGGCGATCGTCACCACCTCGCAGGCCGCCGCCCGCCGGTTCACCCAACTGGTGGATTCCACGACAGTCGCCGTGAACGCCTCCACCCGGTTCACCGACGGCGGCCAGTTCGGCTTCGGCGCCGAGATCGGCATCTCGACCCAGAAGCTCCACGCCCGCGGCCCCATGGGCCTGCCGGAACTCACCTCGACCAAGTACATCGTCACCGGCGACGGTCACATCCGGTAA
- a CDS encoding SCO2584 family spore wall biosynthesis protein, giving the protein MPDDVGGRPFPDGWEPDDDRGGADEEFASVVFDEDFVRAAEIHEPSAVERLVAAAQARADADAAGTRGGSPPDDDPYGPDRHTRDDHDDDFEPYDPDDPQDPYGPYGGALRPYRPSNRWYRPVAWLVALLMGLGMVALAFSAVYRGSSGDRDDQIPTPASTDIAPDSITTPPVPTAP; this is encoded by the coding sequence GTGCCGGACGACGTGGGGGGCAGGCCGTTCCCGGACGGCTGGGAGCCCGACGACGACCGCGGAGGCGCCGACGAGGAATTCGCCTCCGTGGTGTTCGACGAGGACTTCGTACGGGCCGCCGAGATCCACGAACCGTCCGCGGTCGAGCGGCTCGTCGCCGCCGCCCAGGCCCGCGCCGACGCGGACGCCGCCGGGACACGAGGCGGCTCCCCGCCCGACGACGACCCGTACGGCCCCGACCGTCACACGCGCGACGACCACGACGACGACTTCGAGCCGTACGACCCCGACGACCCCCAGGACCCGTACGGCCCCTACGGCGGCGCCCTCCGCCCGTACCGTCCGTCCAATCGCTGGTACCGCCCCGTCGCGTGGCTCGTCGCTCTCCTGATGGGCCTCGGCATGGTCGCCCTCGCCTTCTCCGCCGTGTACCGCGGCTCATCCGGTGACCGTGACGACCAGATCCCCACCCCGGCCAGCACCGACATCGCCCCGGACTCCATCACCACCCCACCAGTCCCCACAGCCCCCTGA